Part of the Deltaproteobacteria bacterium genome, TCTTTATAATGTTCATAAATGCCGCGCTCTTTAATGCCGTAGACAGCTTCTTTGCGAAGAAAGACAGGCGCGAGGCTGTTTTGCCGCTTGCGGCCGCTGTCATAGTGTTCGTTGTTTTTCTTGTTTACGGGGTTTTTCGCATGCAGGCAGTTGATAAAGAGGTCTTGAGCTGGAAGGAGTACAAGGCGTCTTTATCTCAGGGCAATGTGGAGCAGTCGGTTAAGTGGGAAGCTTCCGAGGTCCTTACTACGATAGAAAAGTACCGGGCATTGACAAAAGAGGCGAAAAACTCAGGCGCCGATATCGCCGTATGGCCGGAGAGCGCAATGACCTTTTATATCGACGAAGCAGGCAAGCTTACGCCTCTTGTCACGGGGGCTGCGAAAGAAAATAATATCTATATCGTTACGGGCGCGCCAAGAAGGGAATTCAATGTCTTTAAGAAGGAAGAAAAGTTTTTTAACAGCGCCTTCATGATAGACCCTTCGGGCAACATAACGGGGCGTTACGACAAGGTGCACCTCGTGCCGTTTGGCGAGTACGTGCCGCTAAAAAATATTCTCTTCTTCATAAAAAAGATGACCGCCGGGGTGGGGGATTTCTCTGCAGGAGAGGGGTATCCCACACTTAAATTCGACGGCGCCAGGATAGGCACTCTGATCTGCTACGAGGCCGTGTTCCCGGAGATATCCGCGGCGTTTACGCGACACGGCGCGAACGTGCTCGTGAACCTCACAAACGACGGCTGGTTTGGCAACACCTCTGCACCGTACCAGCACCTCGACATGACGCGCTTCAGGGCCATAGAAAACAGGGTATATCTTCTAAGGTCGGCTAACACCGGAATAAGCGCTGTCATAGACCCTGCGGGAAGGATTGTAGGGAGGACAGAGCTTTTCAAGGAGACGAACCTCACGCTTCCGTTTCGCGTAAGGCCGGAGGGCCGCACGTTTTTCTCGCGTTTTGGCATGCTTTTTCCTTTTACAACAATAATTATTTCGGTTATCCTTATCATACTTGGGCGGCGTAAAAACGCCGTCAACACTTAACGCGCGCGGAGGTGGGGCGATGTTCGATGATGTAGCGGAGCGGTTAAACGCTCTTAAGGTAAAGTACGAAGAGCTTAGAGGTTATCTTTGACCGCCCAAAGGTCGAAAAAGAGCTTGCAGAGATAGAAACGCTCACACACGCCCAGGGCTTTTGGAACGACACTGCAAAGGCCAGAGGCGTGATGCAGAGAAAGTCATTTCTCGAGTCCGAACTGAAATCATTCGATAAGATATCGGAGGCCGTGGAAGAGGCGGAGGTCATGCTCGCCCTTGCAGAGGAGGAGCATGATAAAAACGCCGCAGCCGAGGCCGATGCCAATATCGCTTGGGCAGTGAAGGCCGTAAGAAGCGAGGAAGTAAGGCGAATGCTCGGAGGTGAGCATGACGCCAGAAACGCAATCGTCGAGATACATCCCGGGGCAGGCGGCACCGAGGCCCAGGACTGGGCCGACATACTCTTTAGGATGTATATGAGGTGGGCGGAGCAAAGAGGATTCAAGGCCGAGGTGCTCGACTTCCAGGCCGGCGAGGAGGCAGGGCTAAAGAGCGCCACCTTTACGCTCTCCGGCGAGTACGCCTACGGTTATATGAAGGCCGAGAGCGGAGTGCACAGGCTTGTCCGTATTTCCCCGTTCGATTCCGCAAAACGCAGACACACGTCTTTTGTCTCTGTATTCGTTTTCCCGGAGATAGAGGATGATATAGAAGTAGATATAAACGAAGCGGACCTTAGGGTGGACACCTACCGCGCAAGCGGCGCCGGAGGCCAGCACGTCAATAAGACAGACTCCGCCGTAAGGATAACCCACATCCCCACCGGTATAGTCGTGCAGTGCCAGAACGAAAGAAGCCAGCACAAGAACCGGGCAGTTGCCATGAAGATACTGAAGGCCCGCATCTACGAGCAGAGAAGGAAGGAAGAGGAGGAGAAGCTCTCCGGGATACTGAAGGACAAGAGAAAGATAGAGTGGGGCAGCCAGATACGCTCCTACGTGATGCAGCCCTACCGTCTTGTAAAGGATCATCGCACGGGGGTCGAGAGCGGCAACGTGGACGCGGTGCTTGACGGCGATATAGACAAGTTTGTAGAAGCCTATCTTTCGGGCGTTGTTAAGTCAGGCAGCGACAAAGACATGGAAGAGTAGGCAGCAGGCCGAGGGCCTGCACCCGAATGTTCTTCTGATAGCCTGTGCATAATTACTCGAACAAGCCTTTTATGCATTATGAAACAGGCGTGACGCCTGCAGCAGGCCGGGGCCTGTACCCAGATGTAAAAGAAACCGCCGTCTGCCTCGCCTGACGGCCAACTTGCCGTTTTGTAAAGATGGAATAGAGCAACTCGCCGCCTTAGCAGTCGCCCCTCGTTATCCTGCTTCCCTTATATATCCTTGATGAGCTTGTTGGAAGGCGATTTTTCGATTGTGCCGTGGAAGGCCTCCAGCGCGGCCTCGATTTCCCTTAGCTCGGGCGAGGTCTTTATGTGGAGTTTATTTACGCCGCGCCTGTCGAGGGCGTCGGCTATGGAGCCTATTGTAATGGAATTGATGTCGCGCGCAGGCATGTAGCATTCGTCATCATCTTCGTCCGGAGTATATCCGATAAGCACGCCAGCTTCGGTAAGTTCGGTTAGAACGAGCTTAGTAAAGCGGATGGGAAGCCCGGTTTCTTTGGCTATTTCGTGCGCAGAGAGCGGTTTCATGGCCTTGATAAAGTTCTCTGTCACGCGGTTTACTATGACGAGCGCGGCGATGCGTCTAAAGCGCGAGCTTGTTTTTTCGGTATCGGGCTCGAACTCGTATGTGTCCGCGTTTTGCTCGGCAAAGGAGAGCTCTGCGCCAAAGAGCACTATGAGCCAGCTCATGTGCAGCCACATGAGAAAGAGCGGCAGAGCGGCGAAGCTTCCGTAGATGGCGTTATACTTTACCGCCATGACCTGGAATGTTATGTAGGCCCACTGCAGCGCTTGGTAGGCGATGCTTGCAACGAGCGCGGCTATAACAGCGGATCTGATGCGCACGGTCGTGTTCGGCACGACGATGTATATGAAGGAAAATACCATCCAGGTTATGACGTACGGGATGAGCTTTAGGACGAGAAACATGATGGGCTCTGCAGCTACCGCGCCACCGGCAGCCGTTGCTGCCGTGCCCAACTTGGCTATCCATGCCTTTATGACCACCGTCGAGCTTCCAGACATTATTATCAATATCGGCGCTATGAGCATTATCGAGAGGTAGTTCGTGAGCTTTCTGTGCAGGCTCCTGTGTTTTGTGGTTTCCCATATCTCGTTTAGCGAGAGTTCCACCTGCCCAAGCGTTTTTACAACCGACCATAGAAGCAGTATTATGCCTACCCCTGCTATTGTCGAGCCTTTGGTGTCGTTAAGGAGGTTGTGCGCGAAGATGACGATCCTCGTTACCGTTGGCTCGTGATTGGCAAAGCGGTTTAGTATCTCTGTCTCAAGCGCGTGCTCGAGGCCAAAACCCTTGGCTATTCCGAAGGCGACTGCCATTACCGGCACAACAGCAAGGAGCGTATAGTAGGTGAGGGCAGAGGCGCGAAGCACGCACTTATCCTCGAAGAACCCGCTAAGCGCCAGTATTACGACGCGAAGCTGGCGGATAAAGAACGACTTCTTGCCCGATGTATCTTCGAGCCTGATGCGCCAGATGTCTTCTTTTACGAAGTCGCTGGCCCTTTTTATTCCGTCTTTTATGTTTGGCATGGCAAATGGCCTTTATAAGACCGTATTTTTATATTAGAATGATACAACTTGGCAGGCGCGGCGGCAACAGATTTCTTTTAACACCGTCGCGCTCTGTGTTAAAATATTTCGATGGACAAAAAAACAGTTTTTGACGAGAAATTCTATAGAGCCACCTGCGTTGACCTTTGCTGGGGCAAGTGCTGCAATCCCTGGTGGGGCGTGATATTTTATACGCTAAGAAAGGACGGCGGGGCAGCCGGGCTCTCGAGCTTCAAGAAGACCGTCATGGAGAGCATCATCGAGCGGGCAGAGCGCATAAGCTCTGCATACGTCACACGCGAGGAATCGGGCTCAAGGAGACTCTTTGGCCGCCCGGAGCGCTATAACGTCGCTGTAAAGGATGTCCGCGTGGGCTCGACCTACGGCGAGCTCATAATAGACCTCGTTGCCATGTACGCCTTCAGGTGCTCCTTCTTTGATGATACGAAGCAGTGCTCGATTCATCCGACGAAGCTTGGTGCAGATATCAGGCCCCCGCACTGCGCAGAGCTTGGCACTCCGGAGGCAAAGTCCGGGGAAAAAGGGTTTTGCCGCGTCATACACGCCGCTGCAATAGAGGGCGAGCATGCTGTCATAGCGGCAGTAAACCTCGAGAAAAAGGTAAGCAAGATGCGCTACGACGAGGGAAGCCTCTCTGCCGAGGATGCGGCAGTGAGCGTAATCGACGAGATAAAGCGCATAAGTGACGAGAAGTCTCTTTTACCAAAGGCCGTGAAAAAGCAGGATACTCCCGGGCGTAACGACCCGTGCCCGTGCGGCAGCGGCAAGAAGTACAAGAAATGCCATGCGTCCTGAAGCGGTAAAAATATCAACATATAAGATGGGCGAAAAGGCGGCCAGAAAGGGTGAGCTTAGAATCGGGGCCGTACGGTTCCTTCCGCGCGGCGTTAAGAAGGCAGAGCACGGAAAGTTCTTCGACATCTGGCTGCCGCTCAGCGCGCCTTCGAAAAAGCTCGTTTCCGCGTACATGAGGTCAGCTAACAGGGAAAAAGCATGGCCTGGGTTCTCGAAGGCATATGAAAGGGAGATGGAGAGGGACG contains:
- the prfB gene encoding peptide chain release factor 2 (programmed frameshift); its protein translation is MFDDVAERLNALKVKYEELRGYLDRPKVEKELAEIETLTHAQGFWNDTAKARGVMQRKSFLESELKSFDKISEAVEEAEVMLALAEEEHDKNAAAEADANIAWAVKAVRSEEVRRMLGGEHDARNAIVEIHPGAGGTEAQDWADILFRMYMRWAEQRGFKAEVLDFQAGEEAGLKSATFTLSGEYAYGYMKAESGVHRLVRISPFDSAKRRHTSFVSVFVFPEIEDDIEVDINEADLRVDTYRASGAGGQHVNKTDSAVRITHIPTGIVVQCQNERSQHKNRAVAMKILKARIYEQRRKEEEEKLSGILKDKRKIEWGSQIRSYVMQPYRLVKDHRTGVESGNVDAVLDGDIDKFVEAYLSGVVKSGSDKDMEE
- a CDS encoding DUF488 family protein — translated: MGEKAARKGELRIGAVRFLPRGVKKAEHGKFFDIWLPLSAPSKKLVSAYMRSANREKAWPGFSKAYEREMERDAAARVTVRLVAEVARRIPVALGCYCENESMCHRSILKALIIKASKGGVR
- the lnt gene encoding apolipoprotein N-acyltransferase, with the protein product MSGAVLVLAFAPVNLWPLSFVAFILLFFSLNGVSSWKARFLKGFIFGLVFFLGTVYWVIHSMYFYGGVPFYLGALVTLLLAAVLALYPAAFAVLGWLPVCKNKWVRLVFVAALWVAIEYLRSILFTGFPWVLLGYSLASFAPLTQTAEIFGVWGVSFFIMFINAALFNAVDSFFAKKDRREAVLPLAAAVIVFVVFLVYGVFRMQAVDKEVLSWKEYKASLSQGNVEQSVKWEASEVLTTIEKYRALTKEAKNSGADIAVWPESAMTFYIDEAGKLTPLVTGAAKENNIYIVTGAPRREFNVFKKEEKFFNSAFMIDPSGNITGRYDKVHLVPFGEYVPLKNILFFIKKMTAGVGDFSAGEGYPTLKFDGARIGTLICYEAVFPEISAAFTRHGANVLVNLTNDGWFGNTSAPYQHLDMTRFRAIENRVYLLRSANTGISAVIDPAGRIVGRTELFKETNLTLPFRVRPEGRTFFSRFGMLFPFTTIIISVILIILGRRKNAVNT
- a CDS encoding SEC-C metal-binding domain-containing protein, encoding MDKKTVFDEKFYRATCVDLCWGKCCNPWWGVIFYTLRKDGGAAGLSSFKKTVMESIIERAERISSAYVTREESGSRRLFGRPERYNVAVKDVRVGSTYGELIIDLVAMYAFRCSFFDDTKQCSIHPTKLGADIRPPHCAELGTPEAKSGEKGFCRVIHAAAIEGEHAVIAAVNLEKKVSKMRYDEGSLSAEDAAVSVIDEIKRISDEKSLLPKAVKKQDTPGRNDPCPCGSGKKYKKCHAS
- a CDS encoding YihY/virulence factor BrkB family protein, encoding MPNIKDGIKRASDFVKEDIWRIRLEDTSGKKSFFIRQLRVVILALSGFFEDKCVLRASALTYYTLLAVVPVMAVAFGIAKGFGLEHALETEILNRFANHEPTVTRIVIFAHNLLNDTKGSTIAGVGIILLLWSVVKTLGQVELSLNEIWETTKHRSLHRKLTNYLSIMLIAPILIIMSGSSTVVIKAWIAKLGTAATAAGGAVAAEPIMFLVLKLIPYVITWMVFSFIYIVVPNTTVRIRSAVIAALVASIAYQALQWAYITFQVMAVKYNAIYGSFAALPLFLMWLHMSWLIVLFGAELSFAEQNADTYEFEPDTEKTSSRFRRIAALVIVNRVTENFIKAMKPLSAHEIAKETGLPIRFTKLVLTELTEAGVLIGYTPDEDDDECYMPARDINSITIGSIADALDRRGVNKLHIKTSPELREIEAALEAFHGTIEKSPSNKLIKDI